A DNA window from Seriola aureovittata isolate HTS-2021-v1 ecotype China chromosome 8, ASM2101889v1, whole genome shotgun sequence contains the following coding sequences:
- the mcts1 gene encoding malignant T-cell-amplified sequence 1 produces the protein MFKKFDEKENVSNCIQLKTSVIKGIKNQLLEQFPDIESWLNHIMPKKDPVKIVRCHEHIEILTVNGELLFFRQREGPFYPTLRLLHKYPFILPHQQVDKGAIKFVLSGANIMCPGLTSPGAKLYTAKADTVVAIMAEGKQHALCVGVMKMSAESIEKVNKGIGIENVHYLNDGLWHMKTYK, from the exons ATGTTTAAAAA atttGATGAGAAGGAAAATGTTTCGAACTGTATCCAGCTGAAAACATCAGTGATCAAAGGCATCAAAAATCAGCTGCTGGAACAGTTTCCTGACATTGAGTCATGGCTCAATCACATAATGCCAAAAAAGGACCCTGTCAAAATAGTGAGATG CCATGAACACATTGAAATCCTGACAGTGAATGGAGAGCTGCTTTtcttcagacagagagaaggaccATTCTACCCAACACTCAGACTGTTGCATAAAT ATCCTTTCATTCTCCCACACCAGCAAGTAGACAAAGGGGCCATTAAATTTGTCTTAAGTGGAGCCAACATCATGTGTCCTGGGCTGACGTCACCAGGGGCTAAACTCTACACAGCTAAAGCTGACACAGTAGTT GCCATTATGgcagagggaaaacaacatGCACTTTGCGTTGGTGTTATGAAGATGTCTGCAGAAAGCAT AGAAAAAGTCAACAAGGGAATTGGAATCGAGAATGTTCACTATCTGAATGATGGATTGTGGCACATGAAGACGTATAAATGA
- the c1galt1c1 gene encoding C1GALT1-specific chaperone 1, giving the protein MLSEGGSFMKGMLMGGLFCLVLSLLGSFSPSTESRTEDQHHHHHVKAPSKDELNRLSDSQVQELSNQVRVYCIIMVQPKILVYWATAMDTWSKHCDKAVFYTSESSKALEAIDLKEKDDWARLRKALKHAYENAGDLRWFFVAQPTTFAIIENLKYLVLAKDPSEPFYLGNAMKSGELEYVAYDSGIVLSYEALKRLVHVFQDEDKCPERGRALWKLSDDKQLAVCLKYTGVFAENGEDAHGKGLFNSKSVDSLITDSMKDNPTNVVEGCCSDLAVTFSGMSPNQMQVMMFGVYRLRPYGHDFHDSLTFYPPEGSDND; this is encoded by the coding sequence ATGTTGTCTGAGGGAGGCTCTTTCATGAAGGGGATGCTCATGGGAGGCCTCTTCTGCTTGGTGCTGTCACTCCTGGGTAGTTTCAGCCCCAGCACAGAGTCCAGGACGGAGGaccaacaccatcatcatcacgtCAAGGCCCCAAGTAAAGACGAGTTGAATCGCCTCTCTGACAGCCAGGTGCAGGAGTTGAGCAATCAAGTCCGGGTTTATTGCATCATCATGGTACAGCCAAAGATCCTTGTTTACTGGGCCACAGCTATGGACACCTGGAGCAAACACTGTGACAAGGCTGTGTTTTACACCTCAGAGTCCTCTAAGGCGCTCGAGGCCATAGacctgaaagaaaaagatgacTGGGCAAGGTTACGTAAAGCTCTGAAGCATGCTTATGAGAATGCCGGCGACCTGCGCTGGTTCTTTGTGGCACAACCGACTACTTTTGCCATCATTGAGAACCTCAAATACCTGGTGCTTGCAAAGGATCCCAGTGAGCCCTTCTATCTGGGCAATGCTATGAAGTCAGGGGAGCTTGAGTATGTGGCGTATGATAGTGGCATTGTTCTAAGCTATGAAGCTCTGAAAAGGCTGGTTCACGTGTTTCAGGACGAAGACAAATGTCCAGAGAGAGGACGAGCCCTGTGGAAGCTGAGTGATGACAAGCAGCTGGCCGTGTGTCTCAAATATACAGGTGTGTTTGCAGAGAACGGAGAAGATGCACACGGAAAGGGCCTGTTCAACAGCAAGAGTGTCGACAGCCTGATAACAGACAGCATGAAGGACAACCCCACCAATGTGGTGGAGGGCTGCTGCTCCGACTTGGCTGTCACATTCAGCGGGATGTCACCAAATCAAATGCAGGTCATGATGTTTGGAGTTTACAGACTCCGACCTTACGGGCACGATTTTCATGACTCGTTAACATTTTACCCTCCTGAAGGATCAGACAATGACTAG